The following are encoded together in the Thunnus albacares chromosome 7, fThuAlb1.1, whole genome shotgun sequence genome:
- the nr2f2 gene encoding COUP transcription factor 2 isoform X1, with amino-acid sequence MAMVVWRGSQDDVADTQGALSSQTQGGLSLPTPQPGQLNLTASQVAPPTPQTPVQGPPNNTQSTPTNQTTQQSEKQPQHIECVVCGDKSSGKHYGQFTCEGCKSFFKRSVRRNLTYTCRANRNCPIDQHHRNQCQYCRLKKCLKVGMRREVSLFTAAVQRGRVPPTQPHHGQFALTNGDPLHCHSYLSGYISLLLRAEPYPTSRYGSQCMQPNNIMGIENICELAARMLFSAVEWARNIPFFPDLQITDQVALLRLTWSELFVLNAAQCSMPLHVAPLLAAAGLHASPMSADRVVAFMDHIRIFQEQVEKLKALHVDSAEYSCLKAIVLFTTDACGLSDVAHVESLQEKSQCALEEYVRSQYPNQPTRFGKLLLRLPSLRTVSSSVIEQLFFVRLVGKTPIETLIRDMLLSGSSFNWPYMSIQ; translated from the exons ATGGCAATGGTAGTGTGGAGAGGCTCCCAGGACGATGTGGCTGACACCCAAGGCGCCCTTTCCTCGCAAACCCAAGGAGGACTATCTCTTCCCACCCCTCAACCAGGCCAGTTGAATCTGACAGCCTCTCAGGTCGCCCCTCCGACCCCTCAGACTCCGGTCCAAGGACCCCCGAACAACACACAGTCCACGCCGACGAACCAGACGACGCAGCAGTCGGAGAAACAGCCACAGCACATTGAATGTGTGGTCTGCGGGGATAAATCCAGTGGCAAACACTATGGCCAGTTTACTTGCGAGGGGTGCAAAAGCTTCTTCAAACGGAGCGTACGACGGAACCTCACTTACACATGCCGTGCCAACAGGAATTGTCCAATCGACCAACACCACCGCAATCAGTGTCAGTACTGCCGCCTCAAAAAATGCCTTAAAGTCGGCATGAGACGGGAAG TTTCTCTTTTTACTGCAGCCGTGCAAAGGGGACGGGTGCCACCCACACAGCCACACCACGGTCAGTTCGCCTTGACAAATGGAGACCCACTCCACTGCCATTCCTACTTATCCGGATATATCTCTCTCCTGTTGAGAGCGGAGCCCTACCCGACGTCCCGGTATGGCAGTCAATGCATGCAACCCAACAACATAATGGGCATCGAGAACATTTGTGAACTAGCAGCCAGGATGCTCTTCAGTGCCGTGGAGTGGGCCAGGAATATTCCCTTCTTTCCAGACCTTCAGATCACCGACCAGGTGGCTCTGCTGAGGTTGACGTGGAGTGAGTTATTTGTGCTCAACGCCGCGCAGTGCTCCATGCCCCTGCATGTGGCTCCTCTCCTGGCGGCGGCTGGCCTTCACGCCTCCCCCATGTCTGCGGACAGAGTGGTGGCCTTTATGGACCACATTAGGATCTTCCAAGAACAAGTGGAAAAGCTCAAAGCTTTGCACGTTGACTCTGCTGAATATAGCTGCTTAAAGGCAATTGTGCTCTTCACCACAG ATGCTTGTGGCCTCTCAGATGTGGCCCATGTGGAAAGTTTGCAGGAGAAGTCCCAGTGCGCCCTGGAGGAATATGTCCGGAGCCAGTATCCCAACCAGCCAACACGGTTTGGGAAGTTGTTACTCCGCTTGCCTTCCCTCCGCACAGTCTCTTCCTCGGTCATAGAACAGTTATTTTTCGTCCGATTGGTAGGTAAAACCCCAATTGAAACTCTCATCAGGGATATGTTGCTTTCGGGGAGCAGTTTTAACTGGCCTTACATGTCAATTCAGTAA
- the nr2f2 gene encoding COUP transcription factor 2 isoform X2 — translation MAMVVWRGSQDDVADTQGALSSQTQGGLSLPTPQPGQLNLTASQVAPPTPQTPVQGPPNNTQSTPTNQTTQQSEKQPQHIECVVCGDKSSGKHYGQFTCEGCKSFFKRSVRRNLTYTCRANRNCPIDQHHRNQCQYCRLKKCLKVGMRREAVQRGRVPPTQPHHGQFALTNGDPLHCHSYLSGYISLLLRAEPYPTSRYGSQCMQPNNIMGIENICELAARMLFSAVEWARNIPFFPDLQITDQVALLRLTWSELFVLNAAQCSMPLHVAPLLAAAGLHASPMSADRVVAFMDHIRIFQEQVEKLKALHVDSAEYSCLKAIVLFTTDACGLSDVAHVESLQEKSQCALEEYVRSQYPNQPTRFGKLLLRLPSLRTVSSSVIEQLFFVRLVGKTPIETLIRDMLLSGSSFNWPYMSIQ, via the exons ATGGCAATGGTAGTGTGGAGAGGCTCCCAGGACGATGTGGCTGACACCCAAGGCGCCCTTTCCTCGCAAACCCAAGGAGGACTATCTCTTCCCACCCCTCAACCAGGCCAGTTGAATCTGACAGCCTCTCAGGTCGCCCCTCCGACCCCTCAGACTCCGGTCCAAGGACCCCCGAACAACACACAGTCCACGCCGACGAACCAGACGACGCAGCAGTCGGAGAAACAGCCACAGCACATTGAATGTGTGGTCTGCGGGGATAAATCCAGTGGCAAACACTATGGCCAGTTTACTTGCGAGGGGTGCAAAAGCTTCTTCAAACGGAGCGTACGACGGAACCTCACTTACACATGCCGTGCCAACAGGAATTGTCCAATCGACCAACACCACCGCAATCAGTGTCAGTACTGCCGCCTCAAAAAATGCCTTAAAGTCGGCATGAGACGGGAAG CCGTGCAAAGGGGACGGGTGCCACCCACACAGCCACACCACGGTCAGTTCGCCTTGACAAATGGAGACCCACTCCACTGCCATTCCTACTTATCCGGATATATCTCTCTCCTGTTGAGAGCGGAGCCCTACCCGACGTCCCGGTATGGCAGTCAATGCATGCAACCCAACAACATAATGGGCATCGAGAACATTTGTGAACTAGCAGCCAGGATGCTCTTCAGTGCCGTGGAGTGGGCCAGGAATATTCCCTTCTTTCCAGACCTTCAGATCACCGACCAGGTGGCTCTGCTGAGGTTGACGTGGAGTGAGTTATTTGTGCTCAACGCCGCGCAGTGCTCCATGCCCCTGCATGTGGCTCCTCTCCTGGCGGCGGCTGGCCTTCACGCCTCCCCCATGTCTGCGGACAGAGTGGTGGCCTTTATGGACCACATTAGGATCTTCCAAGAACAAGTGGAAAAGCTCAAAGCTTTGCACGTTGACTCTGCTGAATATAGCTGCTTAAAGGCAATTGTGCTCTTCACCACAG ATGCTTGTGGCCTCTCAGATGTGGCCCATGTGGAAAGTTTGCAGGAGAAGTCCCAGTGCGCCCTGGAGGAATATGTCCGGAGCCAGTATCCCAACCAGCCAACACGGTTTGGGAAGTTGTTACTCCGCTTGCCTTCCCTCCGCACAGTCTCTTCCTCGGTCATAGAACAGTTATTTTTCGTCCGATTGGTAGGTAAAACCCCAATTGAAACTCTCATCAGGGATATGTTGCTTTCGGGGAGCAGTTTTAACTGGCCTTACATGTCAATTCAGTAA